The genome window AATAAAAAAACTTAATAGCCAGATATTTGAATCTATTTGCAAGAAATTTATATCCCTTGCTGAATATAATGCAAAAGGCAAGCAAAACAGACCATTTAATAAATTAATTAACAATCCAGAAACAATTGGACAGACCTTAATTTTTATCATTTTCGCAAATATGGTGAATAATGCTTCAGGAACCATTGCTAAAAAAACAATAAAATTTCCGAGAATCATCTGCTGTGATGTGTGTTCTACAATTTTATCGTTTGCTAATTGCCCTGGTATTCTTGTTAAATTTAAAATCATAATTCCTAAAACAACTAAACAAACACTCAAAACATGAATACGTTTTAAAGGTTGTCTTAAAAATAAATATGAAAAAATAACAATTATAGTTGGAATAGAACTGCCAATAATACCAACTGAAGTCGCAGTAGTTTTATTTAATCCATACATATAAATGAAATTAAAGAAAACTCCTCCAGAAAGAGCCATTAATAAATAGATAAACCAATCATAGCTATTGAATTTATTATCTTCTAAATAAAATTTAAATTTCTTCATTACAATTGCCATAAATAGCAATATTAATACACCAAAAATATATCTTAATTCTAACAACAGCATTAAAGGCGCTTTTTCAATTAAAAATTTATTTAAAATGATATTTACACCAACAAAAGAATTAGCAATACCTATTTCTAAAACACCTATAAGGTAATTATTATTTTTTTTCACTCAATATTTCCACCAATAAATTAGTATAAAAATTTACCAAATTCTTTTGCGGGATTGAAAGTTTTATTTTTTTCTACAAATTCTAAAGCACTTGCTGCTTTCCAATATTCTGGTTTTTGGACTAAAAATTCTTTATAAGCATTTACAGCTTTACAAGCTTCTTGTTCCTTTAAATCAGACAGCATTTCAATAGCTAGATTTAATAAAGGAACTTCTAATTCTGTGTAATCTTGTTTTTCAGTAAATACTTTTTTGAAATCAACTTTTTTCTTTTTCAAAAACTGCCATACTTCTTTTCTTACTTTACTAGTTTTAGCTAATGCCCAAAAAAATGCGACAGGTGCAAAAGTATGTTCAAAAGGTTGAGCATCGATATGTCTTATTTCTAAAAAATCTCTTAACCTTAAATGCGGAAATAAAGTTCCTAAATGGGTTTCCCAACTATTTAAATCTGGATATTTTCCTTTGTAACCATTTTCTAACCATCCTTCAAAAGATAATTCATTAAACAAAGGTTGTTCTAGAATAGGCAAACCATCAATAAAAAATACATTCGCCTTTTTTGCCCACTGTGCATATGCACACTCGGAATTATCTGAAAATGGCATGTCCTTTGGTATTCCTGAACGAGTCGGGTCCATTTTTTCCCAAATTTCTTGTCTTTCAGAATAAAAGTTACTTTTTTTTCCTTTAAAATAGCGAGAATTAGCAAATAGCTTTTGAGTAATAGGCACTAATACTAAAATTAAATTAACTGCATCTTGCCAATTTTCATCACCAAAAATATCTAAATTGGCTTGAACAGTTGCGCTATGCCGCATCATATCAATACCACGCAATTGAGGAGCGGACTCAAAATATCGTGTCATGATTTGATAACGTTCTTTCGGAAGTACAAGAGGATGATCATTTTTAGAAATAGGATTTGTTCCATGGGATAAAAAAACCAATTCACCAGCAGCGGCTTCTTCTATTATTTTAAGACCTTTAGTAACATTTTCAATGACGTCTGTTAATTTTTCAAATGGCGCCGAAGAGTATTCTAACTGTCCCCCAGGTTCAACACTAATATTTCCCCCATGTTTCAGAAAAATGTCTGTTATTAAAGAGGAAGATTCATCATATTTTATTTTAATTGGGGTAGAGATTTCAGCAACTCTTTTCAAAAAAGATTGCACATCTAATTTAGCAGATTCAGTCCCAATCGGAGCTAAGGTTTTTGCATCAAAGGCATGCATTTCCATTTCTAAACCAATTTTTTCCATTCCCTCTCTCGTACCTTTAATTGGTTGAGTCCATACACGGGAACAAATATTTTTATCAACTAAAGATTTTTGAGATAACATTGTTGTAGCTCCAAAAAAACAATAAGGAGCCTCATCTTATTTTTTTTGGATGGCGGGATCAAGTTGCAAAGCGAAATCAGTAACCCCTTCAGAACGAAGAGCATCCATAACAACAACTACAGAATTATAAACAGCTTCTTTATCAGCACTAATCATAGCTACAACTTTTGCTTTATTTTTTGTTGCATCTCTTGCTACAGTTTTTAATTCATCTACAGATGTTGATTTACCATCTAACATGAATTCACCTGACTTGCCTATGGAAATATTAAATGTCTTTTGGTTTTCTAATTGCTCAGCAGTAGTCGCCTTCGGCAACTCTAGCTTCATTCCTTTATTTACAATGAAATGAGCAGTAACCATAAATATAACAAGAAGAACTAAAACAACATCAACAAAAGGAGTTATATTTATATCAACAATAGGATCTTCATCACCTCCACCTGTTTTTCCCGCCATAATTAGTTACCTTTCTTTTTGTTACCACTGTTACCACTGTTACCACTGTTACTTCCCGCTAATCCTAAATGCGTTATAACAATTCTGGATGTAGCATCAGTGTTAGCCATTCTCTTTTTTATTGCTCTATTGAAGAAGTTAAAAGCTACAACAGCAGGAATGGCAACTAATAATCCTAAAGCTGTTGCCACCAAAGCTTCAGAAATAGAAGCCATTATGACTTCTGGACCTGGATTTGCAGAAGTAGATAGCGCATGGAAAGCTTCAATAATTCCAATAATCGTACCAAACAAACCTAAAAAAGGCGTGTTACTTCCTAAAGTCCCAAGAACAACTAATCCTTTTTCTAATCTAGTTTTTGCAGCAATCATAGTTGCATTCATAGACTCTTCAGAGGCTTTTAAATTATTCAATCCTCTTTCTAACCCGACAGCAGCAACATTTGCTTCCAACATTTTTTGTCCTGAACACCATGCAGCTGTTTGCTCTAGAGATTCGTTTGAATTGAGCCTTTGAGTTAAATTTTTAATAAATTCAGGAAAATCACCACGCATTTTATGAAAAAAAAGAATTCTATCAATAATGATAGCTACATTTACAATGCTACACACAATTAAGGTATACATTACCCATTGAGGACCCGTTGCTAGAGAAAATTTTAGGAATTCTTGGGTAAGGTTCATTTTCAAACTCCATTCTGCAAGAAAAATCTTGTTACTTTGTTAAGTAGTAAACTCTAAGTTTTCGTAAATACCATATAACAGTTCTTTAGCTCTTGTTAATGCAGGTCGTGCAAGCGCCTCTTCAACATCTTTCACATATTCTTCTTTCCTTACTCCACATAAAACACTTGTTACACCTGGTAACCAGGCTAAAGTGCTGACCACAAATTGAGACAAGGTAGCATCATCATAGCCAGGAACATCTTCTAATTGCTCCTTGGCTAAACGTTCTAAATCCTGTGCTAACTTTGACCAATTTTGTAAACCAATTTTCATTCCATCATCAAGATGCTGTAACTCTTCAGGTTTTACCTGCGGACGAGTCAATCGAATGAGTCCATCATTGAACATGGCATTGAATGGTCTGTTTATCATTGTACCAATATTATTTTTTAGTGCATAGGAAAGAGTTGATTCGCCAATTTCATCTCTGTCATAAAATACGGGGGAAATTTCTAGCCAGTTAAGGGGAAATTGAACAACTTTAAAATTATGTTTTTCACTAATTGAACAAGCAATTTCATGGACTTTTTTTAATGAAACCGAAGCATATTCCTCAGCGGGAGCTCCTAAATTATTTGAACTAATTCCATAAGCTTTAATTTTCCCTAAAGTAACTAATTTTTCTAAAGCTAAAAAACTTTCTTTTAAACGTTGAAAAAAAAGTTCTTTAGCTTTTTCAACGTCAATTCCTTCTAGCTCAAATTTTTTAAGCATATATTCTGGATTATGTAATAAGTAAACATCAATAGTAGAAACATTCATTCTATTTAAAGAACGCTCGACTTGATCAAAAATAAATTCTGGATGGATACAATGCCAAATTTCATCTCCAAATTTAATCATTTCAGGAAATGGTTGATTTTGTTTCTCTCTGGTTTTTGCTAATTCAAGATTAGAGCCTTGGACGTATCCTACTTTAGAAACAATAACCATATTTTCTCTGGTAATTACTTTTTCTTCGATTAGTTTCCCAAGGGTTTTTCCAATAAGAAGTTCAGCTTGTCCAAAACCATAATTTGAACTCGTATCAATTAAATTCATACCTTTTCTAATGGCTAATTCTAAAGCATCAGCAGAATGCGGAAAACCTAAATGTTTTGCATATCCAATTCTATAACTGCCAAAACCTACCGGCGAAACACTTGGCCCCCCTGAGTATAATATTCTTCTACGAGTTTCAAAGACTCTTCCTAATGATTGATTTGAAGGTTTTGTACTTAATGCTGTTGCAAATCCCTTAAGTGCACTCATAAACATTCCTTAAAATTAAATTTAATTGCCTTGGCTAATTCCTAGCATAGGAGAAACCTTTGATGCTTTCCAAGCTGGATACAACGCTCCGATAAACGATAAGATCAGAGAGGTAAAAAAGGCAAATACTATCAAGGTCACATCTATGTGTACAGGAATTCGTTCTATGTTATAAAACTTTTGAAAATCACCTAAAGAGAGTCCTGAAAAAATCTTTAAAATTCCAAGACCCGTTAAAACTCCTAATGACGATCCTAAAAATCCTAGAATAAGACCGGACATTACAAAAGAAGAAATTACTAACGATTTTTTTGCACCCAAAGCCCTTAATATAGCAATTTGTTTTGCTCGATTCATCACAGTTAAACCTAAAGTAACTACAATATTAAATCCTGCAACAAATGAAATTATTAAAACAATTAATTTTATAGCAGTACCATCTCTTTTTATTTGCTCAAATAGTCCTGCATGTATTTCTTGCCAAGCAATAACATTATAAGGTAAATCAATATTCAATTTATTAGCTACAATAATAGCCTCATCAGGATTTTTTAAATTTATTTCTATACCACTGGCCCAATTATTTAGTCCAAATAATTTTACTCCATCTTGAAAATTCATTAAGACCTGTTTCTTATCAAATTCAGAAAGACCCGAATTCATTATTCCAGTAACATACAATTTGTTATATCGAATTCCTACTTTTTTGTACTCTGAAGTAAAAGACATTAAAGTAACTACAGTGCCTATTTTGGCGTCTAAAGAATCAGCCAACCCTTTCCCCAAAATAACATGTGGAAGTTGATCTCTTAATTTATCATCATTTAAAGTATTTCTATTTTCGTCTATTAAAGGACTTGAAATATTTAATGTAGTTA of Pigmentibacter sp. JX0631 contains these proteins:
- a CDS encoding DMT family transporter; translation: MKKNNNYLIGVLEIGIANSFVGVNIILNKFLIEKAPLMLLLELRYIFGVLILLFMAIVMKKFKFYLEDNKFNSYDWFIYLLMALSGGVFFNFIYMYGLNKTTATSVGIIGSSIPTIIVIFSYLFLRQPLKRIHVLSVCLVVLGIMILNLTRIPGQLANDKIVEHTSQQMILGNFIVFLAMVPEALFTIFAKMIKIKVCPIVSGLLINLLNGLFCLPFALYSARDINFLQIDSNIWLLSFFIGLFSGALFYTFYNRGIAKIDSNTAALMTGVIPISSAILAIIFLNEPFHLTTFLGMLCVLVSIYVGVRYADQSKVLLHRVKEK
- a CDS encoding glutamate-cysteine ligase family protein, which produces MLSQKSLVDKNICSRVWTQPIKGTREGMEKIGLEMEMHAFDAKTLAPIGTESAKLDVQSFLKRVAEISTPIKIKYDESSSLITDIFLKHGGNISVEPGGQLEYSSAPFEKLTDVIENVTKGLKIIEEAAAGELVFLSHGTNPISKNDHPLVLPKERYQIMTRYFESAPQLRGIDMMRHSATVQANLDIFGDENWQDAVNLILVLVPITQKLFANSRYFKGKKSNFYSERQEIWEKMDPTRSGIPKDMPFSDNSECAYAQWAKKANVFFIDGLPILEQPLFNELSFEGWLENGYKGKYPDLNSWETHLGTLFPHLRLRDFLEIRHIDAQPFEHTFAPVAFFWALAKTSKVRKEVWQFLKKKKVDFKKVFTEKQDYTELEVPLLNLAIEMLSDLKEQEACKAVNAYKEFLVQKPEYWKAASALEFVEKNKTFNPAKEFGKFLY
- a CDS encoding biopolymer transporter ExbD, which translates into the protein MAGKTGGGDEDPIVDINITPFVDVVLVLLVIFMVTAHFIVNKGMKLELPKATTAEQLENQKTFNISIGKSGEFMLDGKSTSVDELKTVARDATKNKAKVVAMISADKEAVYNSVVVVMDALRSEGVTDFALQLDPAIQKK
- a CDS encoding MotA/TolQ/ExbB proton channel family protein; amino-acid sequence: MNLTQEFLKFSLATGPQWVMYTLIVCSIVNVAIIIDRILFFHKMRGDFPEFIKNLTQRLNSNESLEQTAAWCSGQKMLEANVAAVGLERGLNNLKASEESMNATMIAAKTRLEKGLVVLGTLGSNTPFLGLFGTIIGIIEAFHALSTSANPGPEVIMASISEALVATALGLLVAIPAVVAFNFFNRAIKKRMANTDATSRIVITHLGLAGSNSGNSGNSGNKKKGN
- a CDS encoding aldo/keto reductase produces the protein MSALKGFATALSTKPSNQSLGRVFETRRRILYSGGPSVSPVGFGSYRIGYAKHLGFPHSADALELAIRKGMNLIDTSSNYGFGQAELLIGKTLGKLIEEKVITRENMVIVSKVGYVQGSNLELAKTREKQNQPFPEMIKFGDEIWHCIHPEFIFDQVERSLNRMNVSTIDVYLLHNPEYMLKKFELEGIDVEKAKELFFQRLKESFLALEKLVTLGKIKAYGISSNNLGAPAEEYASVSLKKVHEIACSISEKHNFKVVQFPLNWLEISPVFYDRDEIGESTLSYALKNNIGTMINRPFNAMFNDGLIRLTRPQVKPEELQHLDDGMKIGLQNWSKLAQDLERLAKEQLEDVPGYDDATLSQFVVSTLAWLPGVTSVLCGVRKEEYVKDVEEALARPALTRAKELLYGIYENLEFTT
- a CDS encoding FtsX-like permease family protein; the protein is MNLLVRLSLNFLCKKNSKKLSFTSLVSIVGICFGLSAFLVVITVLNSFQNELKNIISSVNPNVTIYSPAGLTNPTKLIKELEEFIPAKVEKMSSFVYHESILSNGKETATVYIRAIEGTNSASAVHINKYLFPENALTTLNISSPLIDENRNTLNDDKLRDQLPHVILGKGLADSLDAKIGTVVTLMSFTSEYKKVGIRYNKLYVTGIMNSGLSEFDKKQVLMNFQDGVKLFGLNNWASGIEINLKNPDEAIIVANKLNIDLPYNVIAWQEIHAGLFEQIKRDGTAIKLIVLIISFVAGFNIVVTLGLTVMNRAKQIAILRALGAKKSLVISSFVMSGLILGFLGSSLGVLTGLGILKIFSGLSLGDFQKFYNIERIPVHIDVTLIVFAFFTSLILSFIGALYPAWKASKVSPMLGISQGN